A section of the Cololabis saira isolate AMF1-May2022 chromosome 6, fColSai1.1, whole genome shotgun sequence genome encodes:
- the ing1 gene encoding inhibitor of growth protein 1, with the protein MLNPTNGDPGHVVVNYVEEYLDLVESLPFDLQRSVSLMREIDAKYQDVLKELDDAYERYRHESDTIQRRKLQFSIQRALIRSQELGDEKIQIAGQMVELVENRTRQIDWHSELLISSQEAPEGHVPPATSLTTTASALMSSSSATVTPGKPGHHEKKREEVTPGSGSGDKAGGKRSRRQKNGENRESYGNLDHTEEVGASREKRAKTSSKKKKRSKGKLEREVSPPDLPIDPDEPTYCLCEQVSYGEMIGCDNDECPIEWFHFSCVGLHHKPKGKWYCPKCRGENEKTMDKALERAKKERAYNR; encoded by the exons ATGTTGAACCCGACCAACGGTGACCCGGGCCACGTCGTTGTGAATTATGTCGAGGAGTATTTGGATCTGGTGGAGTCGCTGCCATTTGACCTGCAGAGGAGCGTTTCCCTGATGAGAGAAATTGATGCAAAGTATCAAG ATGTCCTGAAGGAGCTCGATGACGCCTATGAACGGTATCGCCACGAGTCCGACACGATTCAGAGGCGCAAACTCCAGTTTTCTATTCAGAGGGCGCTGATCCGCAGCCAGGAGCTCGGAGACGAGAAGATCCAGATTGCTGGTCAGATG GTGGAGCTGGTAGAGAACCGAACCCGACAAATAGACTGGCACTCCGAGCTTCTCATCTCCTCTCAAGAAGCACCAGAAGGTCACGTACCGCCGGCGACGTCCCTGACGACGACAGCATCAGCCTTGATGTCTTCTTCATCAGCAACGGTCACTCCAGGGAAGCCGGGCCACCACGAGAAGAAGCGGGAAGAAGTCACCCCCGGCTCGGGCTCCGGAGACAAAGCTGGAGGGAAACGGTCGAGACGACAGAAGAACGGAGAAAACCGTGAAAGTTACGGGAATCTGGATCACACCGAAGAAGTCGGGGCATCTCGAGAAAAGAGAGCGAAAACCTCCTCTAAGAAAAAGAAGCGGTCGAAAGGGAAGCTGGAGAGGGAGGTGTCTCCGCCGGACCTGCCCATCGACCCAGACGAGCCGACGTACTGTCTCTGCGAGCAGGTGTCCTACGGCGAGATGATCGGCTGCGACAACGACGAGTGTCCCATCGAGTGGTTTCACTTCTCCTGCGTGGGGCTCCATCACAAACCCAAAGGCAAGTGGTACTGCCCCAAGTGCCGAGGTGAGAACGAAAAGACCATGGACAAGGCTCTGGAGCGGGCCAAGAAGGAGAGGGCTTACAACAGGTAG